One region of Mangifera indica cultivar Alphonso chromosome 3, CATAS_Mindica_2.1, whole genome shotgun sequence genomic DNA includes:
- the LOC123209908 gene encoding probable E3 ubiquitin-protein ligase RNF217, whose translation MAQELECAPELAVDDFYLSALFEEEYCDQQAILPVSDSKYAEESMKMSMVKLESGESSQSFCEICTERKEIYEFYKTESCVHSYCLDCMSKYVATKLQDKVITVTCPGLNCKSILEIDFFRPLLPKDVVEIWEEAICEEMIDVSQRFHCPFKDCSAMLVIEIDGEVITSAECPFCHRLFCAQCDVPWHCGMECGEYQSLNADERGREDLMVRELAKEKEWARCPKCKYYVERTEGCRHMTCRCKFEFCYGCNTEWNMSHNFCLRR comes from the exons CACAAGAATTGGAGTGTGCCCCTGAACTTGCTGTTGATGATTTTTACTTGTCAGCTCTTTTTGAAGAGGAATACTGTGATCAACAAGCCATTCTCCCGGTTTCTGACTCCAAATATGCTGAGGAGTCAATGAAGATGTCAATGGTGAAACTGGAATCTGGTGAGTCCTCTCAAAGTTTCTGTGAGATTTGtactgaaagaaaagaaatttatgaattttataaaactgAGAGTTGTGTTCACTCTTATTGCCTTGATTGTATGAGCAAATATGTGGCTACAAAGCTTCAGGATAAGGTTATCACAGTGACTTGTCCTGGTTTGAACTGCAAATCCATCctggaaattgatttttttaggcCTTTGCTTCCAAAGGATGTGGTTGAAATTTGGGAGGAGGCCATTTGCGAAGAGATGATTGATGTTTCACAGAGGTTTCACTGTCCATTCAAGGATTGTTCAGCCATGTTGGTGATTGAAATTGATGGAGAAGTTATAACAAGTGCTGAATGTCCTTTTTGTCACAGATTGTTCTGTGCACAGTGTGATGTTCCATGGCATTGTGGGATGGAGTGTGGGGAGTATCAGAGTCTCAACGCAGATGAAAGAGGGAGGGAAGATCTCATGGTGAGAGAGCTGGCTAAGGAGAAGGAATGGGCCAGATGCCCCAAGTGCAAATACTATGTTGAAAGGACTGAAGGTTGCCGACATATGACTTGCAG GTGCAAGTTTGAGTTTTGCTATGGATGTAACACAGAGTGGAATATGAGTCATAATTTTTGCTTGAGACGGTAG
- the LOC123210927 gene encoding uncharacterized protein LOC123210927, giving the protein MHRPQLHSRLNLVEVKAQLVKRLGPDRSKLYFFYLDKLLSLKLSKVEFNQLCLRVIGRENVKIHNQLIRSILKNACNAKVPPSGSTQYGDGLGFTSDGYQQNRDVSPWGAQSGVSVGSDGKVEFSQQSTITGNNVVLENGDLGSHEIQKPWQNHQVVSKKMNNEGKIGLCHPAKEKVSADGLPSVDSNGQGEVLVGDGIELSTRSPIQAPLGLPLCSFSVGRARKASHLASSGRCFSSYDSGGLLDTETLKKRMQNIAAAEGLEGVSVDCANFLNIGLDIYLKRLIRSSIELVGARCGHDLMPKNISNYHNHAKRSGVFPGYHFHMQSNSRPLEEMIEHRHDLLTSSLDFKVAMWLKPQQLGEDWPLILEKICTHSLNE; this is encoded by the coding sequence ATGCATCGGCCTCAGCTGCATTCACGGCTCAATCTTGTTGAGGTGAAAGCTCAGTTAGTAAAGAGACTTGGGCCAGATAGGTCAAagctgtattttttttatttggataaGTTGTTGAGTTTGAAGCTAAGCAAAGTTGAGTTCAATCAGCTCTGTTTGAGGGTTATTGGGAGAGAGAATGTTAAGATTCATAATCAATTAATACGTTCAATATTGAAAAATGCTTGTAATGCAAAAGTTCCACCTTCTGGATCGACTCAATATGGTGATGGTCTTGGATTTACCAGTGATGGGTATCAACAAAACAGGGATGTTTCTCCTTGGGGGGCACAATCAGGAGTCTCTGTTGGTTCTGATGGAAAGGTAGAATTTTCTCAGCAATCAACAATTACAGGTAATAATGTGGTTTTGGAAAATGGAGATTTGGGTTCTCATGAAATACAGAAGCCGTGGCAGAATCATCAGGTTGTCTCCAAGAAAATGAACAATGAGGGGAAGATTGGGCTTTGTCACCCTGCCAAAGAAAAAGTATCTGCTGATGGTTTACCATCTGTAGATAGCAATGGGCAAGGTGAAGTATTAGTTGGAGATGGAATAGAGTTATCCACTAGAAGTCCTATTCAAGCACCGCTTGGATTACCACTATGCTCATTTAGTGTGGGTAGAGCCCGCAAGGCATCACATTTAGCAAGCAGTGGTAGATGCTTTAGCTCCTATGACAGTGGTGGACTGCTTGACACTGAGACACTGAAGAAGCGCATGCAAAACATTGCTGCAGCAGAAGGCCTTGAAGGTGTATCAGTTGACTGTGCTAACTTTTTGAACATTGGACTGGATATATACTTGAAGAGGTTGATCAGGTCTTCCATTGAACTGGTAGGAGCCAGATGTGGGCATGACTTGATGCCAAAAAATATCAGCAATTACCATAATCATGCAAAGCGAAGTGGTGTCTTCCCAGGTTATCACTTTCACATGCAAAGTAACAGTAGGCCTTTGGAAGAAATGATTGAACATAGACACGATCTCCTAACATCTTCACTCGATTTCAAGGTTGCCATGTGGCTGAAACCACAGCAGCTTGGAGAAGACTGGCCATTGATCCTTGAGAAAATTTGCACACATTCACTCAATGAATAA
- the LOC123212043 gene encoding putative glucose-6-phosphate 1-epimerase translates to MDHSTSSGDDKLFVEHCKGVNGLERVILREVRGSSAEVYLYGGQVTSWKNEYGEELLFVSSKATFKLPKAIRGGIPICFPQFGNHGSLEQHGFVRNRMWSIDHDPPPFPTSTANRAFIDLILKHSEEDVKIWPHRYEFRLRITLGPGGDLMLTSRIRNTNTNGKSFAFTFAYHTYFAVSDISEVRVEGLETLDYLDNLKGKERFTEQGDAITFESEVDKIYLSTPTKIAILDHERKRTFVLRKDGLPDAVVWNPWDKKAKAMTDFGDEEYKHMLCVEAACVEKPIVLKPGEEWKGRQEISTVPSSYCSGQLDPQKVLLSD, encoded by the exons ATGGATCACTCGACCTCCTCCGGCGACGACAAGCTTTTCGTCGAGCATTGTAAGGGCGTCAACGGCCTCGAGAGAGTCATTTTACGCGAGGTCCGTGGTTCATCTGCTGAG GTATATCTCTATGGAGGACAAGTAACATCTTGGAAGAATGAATATGGGGAAGAACTGCTTTTTGTTAGTAGCAAG gCTACTTTTAAACTTCCAAAGGCTATTCGTGGAGGCATTCCAATCTGCTTTCCTCAA TTTGGAAACCATGGCTCTCTTGAGCAACATGGATTTGTGAGGAACAGGATGTGGAGCATTGATCATGATCCTCCACCATTTCCTACAAGTACCGCGAACAGGGCCTTTATTGATTTAATCCTTAAGCACTCTGAAGAGGATGTGAAAATTTGGCCTCACAG ATATGAGTTTCGCCTAAGGATAACTCTTGGACCTGGAGGAGATTTGATGTTGACTTCTCGCATTCGAAATACAAATACTAATGGAAAATCATTTGCGTTTACATTTGCATATCACACCTACTTTGCTGTTTCAGATATCAG TGAAGTGCGGGTAGAAGGATTAGAGACACTGGATTATCTGGACAACTTGAAGGGTAAAGAGCGATTTACTGAACAAGGGGATGCAATAACTTTTGAATCAGAA GTAGACAAGATATATCTGAGTACACCTACAAAAATTGCTATTCTGGACCATGAGAGAAAGCGTACATTTGTATTGCGAAAGGATGGACTTCCAGATGCTG TCGTCTGGAACCCATGGGATAAGAAAGCAAAGGCAATGACTGATTTTGGTGATGAAGAGTATAAGCATATGCTGTGTGTAGAGGCTGCGTGTGTTGAAAAGCCAATTGTGCTGAAACCTGGTGAAGAGTGGAAAGGCCGACAGGAGATCTCTACCGTTCCTTCTAGTTACTGTAGCGGCCAACTTGATCCACAAAAAGTACTCCTAAGTGATTAG